The Edaphobacter sp. 12200R-103 genome contains a region encoding:
- a CDS encoding glycoside hydrolase family 28 protein, producing the protein MNQRSITLIALLVAASMPAAAKVCKVQAYGAKPDGTTKNTKAIQAAIDDCAKSGGGIVKLSGGVFLSGPIVLKSNTTLDLDKDTTLLGSPDHTDYPAKTEFRAPGTQSLVSATNAQNIAITGSGTIDGNGESWWVEARATHNAGVVGAVKFRPRLVVFDHCKHVRIEGVTIQNSPSWQVVPYYTDDTVIRNVRILAPQHSPNTDAIDPFSSSNMIIDHVYADVGDDNIAIKSGIINSPGPDEPSKNITITDCEFMHGHGLSIGSEIAGGANNIHAERIHFKGTDQGIRIKANRDRGNQVYNISFKDITMEDVKTSILISEYYPKVLPEGEVAPAPITRLTPFFHDITIENISSVKSGTAGVIVGLPEAPVKNVVLKNINITAEKGMTIAYANVTGSNVHVIAASGQAMTVAPSAKVDIK; encoded by the coding sequence ATGAACCAGCGAAGCATCACGTTGATCGCACTGCTCGTCGCAGCATCCATGCCGGCGGCGGCCAAAGTCTGTAAGGTACAGGCCTATGGCGCAAAGCCGGATGGAACGACCAAAAACACCAAAGCCATTCAGGCCGCCATCGACGACTGCGCGAAGAGCGGAGGCGGTATCGTGAAGCTGAGCGGAGGAGTCTTCCTCTCCGGCCCCATCGTCCTCAAGAGCAACACCACGCTCGACCTCGACAAGGACACGACGCTGCTTGGCTCGCCCGACCACACCGACTATCCGGCCAAAACCGAGTTCCGCGCACCGGGAACCCAATCCCTGGTCAGTGCGACCAACGCCCAGAACATCGCCATCACCGGCTCCGGCACCATCGACGGCAACGGTGAAAGCTGGTGGGTCGAAGCACGCGCCACCCACAACGCGGGAGTCGTAGGTGCGGTGAAGTTCCGTCCCCGCCTCGTGGTCTTCGACCACTGCAAGCATGTCCGCATCGAAGGCGTCACCATCCAGAACTCGCCCAGCTGGCAGGTCGTGCCGTACTACACCGACGATACCGTCATCCGGAACGTCCGCATCCTCGCTCCGCAGCACTCACCCAACACCGACGCCATCGATCCCTTCAGCTCGTCGAACATGATCATCGACCACGTCTACGCCGATGTCGGCGACGACAACATCGCTATTAAGAGCGGAATCATCAACTCGCCCGGCCCCGATGAGCCCAGTAAAAACATCACCATTACGGACTGCGAGTTCATGCACGGCCACGGACTCTCGATCGGATCAGAGATCGCCGGTGGAGCGAACAACATCCACGCCGAGCGCATTCACTTCAAGGGAACCGATCAGGGAATCCGCATCAAGGCCAACCGGGACCGCGGCAACCAGGTCTACAACATCTCCTTCAAGGACATCACCATGGAGGACGTCAAGACCTCCATCCTGATCAGTGAGTACTACCCCAAGGTCCTGCCCGAAGGCGAAGTCGCCCCCGCCCCCATAACCCGCCTCACGCCGTTCTTCCATGACATCACCATTGAGAACATCAGCTCGGTCAAAAGCGGTACTGCGGGAGTCATCGTCGGCCTGCCTGAGGCGCCGGTCAAAAACGTTGTGCTGAAGAACATCAACATCACTGCAGAGAAGGGAATGACGATCGCCTACGCCAACGTCACCGGCTCCAACGTGCACGTAATAGCTGCGAGCGGTCAGGCCATGACCGTAGCTCCCTCGGCAAAGGTCGATATTAAATAG
- a CDS encoding DUF167 domain-containing protein, with translation MSNAVEFARDVPDGCTLSVRVHPGAKSDAVTGLHGGAVKVALKAPPVDGRANEALIAFVAERLQLPRSRVALVGGASSRSKTLRITGKSAAEVGAALSPDVAC, from the coding sequence ATGAGTAACGCGGTGGAGTTCGCGAGAGATGTTCCCGATGGATGCACCCTGAGTGTGCGTGTGCATCCTGGCGCGAAGAGCGATGCAGTGACGGGGCTGCATGGGGGCGCGGTCAAGGTTGCCCTGAAGGCTCCTCCGGTGGATGGAAGGGCGAATGAGGCTTTGATCGCGTTTGTGGCAGAGAGACTGCAACTGCCGCGTTCGCGCGTTGCGCTGGTCGGTGGTGCGAGCAGCAGAAGTAAGACTCTTCGCATAACGGGAAAGAGCGCGGCCGAGGTTGGGGCCGCGCTCTCACCGGATGTTGCGTGTTGA
- a CDS encoding YggS family pyridoxal phosphate-dependent enzyme has protein sequence MSIADNIARLKEEIAGAARRANRNPDEIALMAVSKVHPAEVILEAYAAGQRLFGENKVQEFEGKRPRLEGLEDAKFHLIGPLQSNKTNKAAGLFDAVDAVDSLRIAERLEKAAQELNKRLPVLIEVKLSHEESKHGVAPEELPALLEAMRGFEAVEAVGLMTVPPWSEDAETARPYFRELRRLRDEAVRTHPKVTQLSMGMSNDFAVAIEEGSTCVRVGTAIFGRRIYSAT, from the coding sequence ATGAGCATTGCAGACAATATCGCGAGACTGAAGGAAGAGATCGCCGGTGCGGCACGTCGGGCAAACCGGAATCCTGACGAGATTGCGCTGATGGCGGTCAGCAAGGTGCACCCGGCGGAGGTGATTCTGGAGGCCTATGCGGCTGGGCAGCGGCTGTTTGGTGAGAACAAGGTGCAGGAGTTCGAGGGCAAGCGTCCGCGGCTGGAAGGATTGGAGGATGCGAAGTTCCACCTGATCGGCCCGTTGCAGTCGAACAAGACGAACAAGGCAGCGGGGTTGTTTGATGCTGTGGATGCGGTCGATTCTCTGCGGATTGCCGAGAGGCTGGAGAAGGCTGCGCAGGAATTGAACAAGCGGCTCCCGGTGCTGATCGAGGTGAAGCTCTCGCACGAGGAATCCAAGCATGGCGTTGCGCCGGAGGAGTTGCCTGCGCTGCTGGAGGCGATGCGTGGGTTCGAGGCTGTCGAGGCTGTGGGATTGATGACGGTTCCGCCCTGGTCCGAGGACGCCGAAACCGCGCGGCCTTACTTTCGTGAGCTGCGGCGGCTGCGGGACGAAGCGGTCAGGACGCATCCGAAGGTGACGCAGCTTTCGATGGGGATGTCGAATGATTTTGCGGTGGCGATTGAAGAGGGCAGCACGTGCGTTCGTGTGGGTACGGCGATCTTTGGCAGGCGGATTTATTCGGCGACGTGA
- the trxB gene encoding thioredoxin-disulfide reductase, producing MSENTTRDTVILGSGCSGLTAAIYTARANLKPLVLEGHEPGGQLSITTLVENFPGWPEGIQGPELIENMKKQAMRFGAELQLGHLSSIDLTRRPFVLNLGKEVIHARTLIIASGASARWLNLPSEQALIGHGVSSCATCDGFFFSGKEIAVIGGGDSAMEEALFLTRFATKVSLINRSENFRASKIMLERAMAHPQIEFIPSTVVEEVLGVEEKDVKGLRLKNTKTGDISVLPVSAMFLGIGHEPNAKAFAGMMDLDEDGYILTKNNVFTTKNGAIIPGVFACGDIQDRRYRQAITAAGSGCMAALEVEKYLEEHGR from the coding sequence ATGAGTGAAAACACGACGCGCGATACTGTCATCCTTGGCTCGGGGTGCTCGGGCCTGACTGCTGCTATCTACACGGCACGGGCGAACCTGAAGCCGCTGGTTCTGGAGGGCCATGAGCCCGGCGGCCAGCTTTCGATCACGACGCTGGTGGAGAACTTCCCCGGCTGGCCCGAGGGTATCCAGGGCCCGGAGCTGATCGAGAACATGAAGAAGCAGGCCATGCGGTTTGGCGCTGAGCTGCAGCTGGGGCATCTGAGCTCGATCGACCTGACCAGACGGCCGTTTGTGCTGAACCTCGGCAAGGAGGTCATCCACGCACGGACCCTGATTATTGCCTCGGGCGCAAGCGCACGGTGGCTGAACCTTCCGAGCGAACAGGCGCTGATCGGTCATGGCGTAAGCTCGTGCGCGACCTGTGACGGGTTCTTCTTCTCGGGCAAGGAGATTGCCGTGATCGGCGGCGGTGACTCCGCGATGGAAGAGGCGCTGTTTCTGACGCGCTTTGCCACGAAGGTCTCGCTGATCAATCGCAGCGAGAACTTCCGCGCCTCGAAGATCATGCTGGAGCGCGCGATGGCGCATCCCCAGATCGAGTTCATTCCCAGTACGGTCGTGGAAGAGGTGCTGGGTGTGGAAGAGAAGGACGTGAAGGGTCTGCGGCTGAAGAACACGAAGACCGGGGATATCTCTGTGCTTCCTGTTTCAGCGATGTTCCTGGGGATCGGGCATGAACCGAACGCGAAGGCTTTTGCCGGGATGATGGACCTTGATGAAGACGGCTACATTTTGACGAAGAACAACGTGTTTACGACGAAGAACGGCGCGATCATCCCGGGAGTGTTTGCCTGCGGAGATATCCAGGACCGGCGTTACCGGCAGGCGATTACGGCTGCGGGATCGGGCTGCATGGCTGCGCTCGAGGTGGAAAAGTACCTGGAAGAGCACGGACGGTAA
- a CDS encoding allantoinase: MANLTLVYGMRLLPADEIERVGDAPIELKNGNQAQVTMHVLEGSREQIEAQLRMSLDAFFDFYPEI; the protein is encoded by the coding sequence ATGGCAAATCTAACCCTAGTTTATGGAATGAGACTCTTACCCGCCGACGAGATCGAACGCGTGGGCGACGCCCCCATCGAGCTCAAAAACGGCAATCAGGCACAGGTCACCATGCACGTCCTTGAGGGCTCCCGCGAACAGATCGAAGCCCAGCTCCGCATGAGCCTCGACGCTTTCTTCGACTTCTACCCGGAGATCTGA
- a CDS encoding sodium:solute symporter has translation MNLYAAVLAIIVTTLLAVSLSRLRKVKTKADYLVAGRSLPAFVLIFTLLSSWIGSGSLLGGAENAYNHGFAALWQAAGGWAGLLLIYFIAPRARKFAQFTIPDLLETRYNQTARVLGVVAILLTYTAITSYQFIGGGDILHLIFPEVISPILGRYILAAFVILFTAIAGMSSVAYMDLVIGLLATVTLCLALPVLIHKAGGWPAVHAALPATHFQTFGDLSFIRCMELFLPTCLLLLGNQSMYQKFFSARSEKDARRAVVGWIIGTVILETVIVAIAVTGSALFPSGEVSKAPREILAYCGLHGFSDSSPALRLLGALLMGAIFAKIISTANNWLFSPATNLVNDIYIRYVNPKATNKKILIVGRLMVVLLGIWALFQSLGTESVLKKALYAYTIYSAALTPVILAAFFWKRATAQAAVASIAVGTVVTVGWEWVAPYLPSVIGQRDAIFPALLASMICLVAVSLKTARDES, from the coding sequence ATGAATCTTTATGCAGCCGTTCTCGCCATCATTGTTACGACCCTGCTTGCGGTCTCGCTGAGCCGGCTGCGGAAGGTAAAGACGAAGGCAGATTACCTGGTAGCCGGAAGATCGCTGCCTGCCTTTGTGCTGATCTTTACGCTACTGTCGTCGTGGATCGGGTCGGGGTCTCTGCTTGGTGGCGCAGAAAACGCGTATAACCATGGCTTTGCAGCCCTATGGCAGGCGGCTGGCGGGTGGGCCGGACTTTTGCTGATCTACTTCATCGCGCCGCGAGCGCGGAAGTTTGCGCAGTTCACCATCCCCGACCTGCTGGAGACGCGCTACAACCAGACGGCGCGCGTGCTGGGCGTGGTGGCGATTCTGCTGACGTATACCGCGATTACGAGCTACCAGTTCATCGGCGGCGGGGACATTCTCCACCTGATCTTTCCTGAGGTGATCAGCCCGATTCTGGGGCGGTACATCCTGGCGGCGTTCGTCATCCTGTTTACGGCGATTGCGGGGATGTCGTCCGTAGCCTACATGGACCTGGTGATCGGGCTGCTGGCGACCGTGACGCTGTGTCTTGCGCTGCCGGTGTTGATCCACAAGGCTGGGGGATGGCCAGCGGTTCATGCCGCGTTGCCGGCGACGCACTTCCAGACCTTCGGGGACCTTAGCTTCATCCGGTGCATGGAGCTGTTTCTTCCCACGTGCCTTCTGCTGCTGGGAAACCAGTCGATGTACCAGAAGTTCTTTTCTGCCCGGTCGGAGAAAGACGCCCGGCGGGCCGTGGTCGGATGGATTATCGGGACCGTGATCCTGGAGACGGTGATTGTGGCGATTGCAGTGACGGGGTCGGCTCTGTTTCCGAGCGGTGAGGTGAGCAAGGCGCCGCGCGAGATCCTGGCATACTGCGGGTTGCACGGGTTCAGCGACAGCTCGCCTGCGCTGCGGCTGCTGGGAGCGCTGCTGATGGGGGCCATCTTCGCCAAGATCATCTCGACGGCGAACAACTGGCTGTTTTCACCGGCAACGAATCTCGTGAACGATATCTACATCCGGTATGTGAATCCGAAGGCCACGAACAAGAAGATTCTGATCGTCGGCCGACTGATGGTGGTGCTGCTGGGAATATGGGCGCTCTTTCAATCGCTGGGGACGGAGTCGGTGCTGAAGAAGGCGCTGTATGCCTACACGATCTACTCGGCGGCGCTTACGCCGGTGATCCTGGCAGCGTTCTTCTGGAAACGGGCGACAGCGCAGGCAGCAGTGGCCAGCATTGCCGTGGGGACCGTGGTCACGGTTGGGTGGGAGTGGGTTGCGCCGTATCTACCGTCGGTGATCGGACAGCGGGATGCGATCTTTCCGGCGCTGCTGGCATCGATGATCTGCCTGGTGGCGGTGAGTTTGAAGACGGCCAGGGACGAAAGCTAA
- a CDS encoding YihY/virulence factor BrkB family protein has product MNDRPVEAAPPRVWEYVSRSPLGSLWNLQGVPLRVVARRTWRSLLADNLPGRAAELAFFFLFALFPTLFSASSILGLAARSASSIYYKLLEYLALVVPTSALGMVLTTFNETTANATSGKLTFGLIAAVWSASVGVSAIQDSLNTIYNVRDDRSYFKARLAAIGVTVILVVLATLTLASLLGGDFFAAVAHTNFTNRLATMLFAFCSRLIFWTIATGLLTLCFAVIYYWAPGVKRRRWHWLTPGSAVGIVAWVLVSLGFRLYLHYFNFYSITYGSLGAVIILLMWFYITGFMLLLGAEINSEIEAAAAERSLRELTPEPPSTTTDSFSAEPQTAVPPSSTAPTTDKSDDPSGIPAPSAEEPSDRRD; this is encoded by the coding sequence ATGAACGACCGTCCTGTGGAAGCGGCTCCGCCGCGGGTGTGGGAGTACGTCTCTCGATCGCCCCTCGGCTCGCTGTGGAACCTGCAGGGAGTACCACTGCGTGTGGTCGCGCGCCGGACATGGAGATCGCTTCTGGCGGACAATCTTCCGGGCCGGGCGGCGGAGCTGGCGTTCTTCTTTCTGTTTGCGCTGTTTCCCACGCTGTTCAGCGCGAGCTCGATCCTGGGACTGGCGGCGCGGTCGGCCTCTTCGATCTACTACAAGCTGCTGGAGTACCTTGCGCTGGTGGTCCCGACGTCAGCCTTGGGGATGGTGCTGACGACCTTCAACGAAACGACGGCAAACGCTACGTCGGGCAAACTGACCTTCGGGTTGATTGCGGCGGTATGGTCTGCCTCAGTTGGCGTGTCCGCGATCCAGGACTCACTGAATACGATCTACAACGTTCGCGACGATCGATCGTACTTCAAGGCGCGGCTTGCAGCGATTGGGGTTACGGTCATTCTGGTGGTTCTGGCCACGCTGACACTGGCCTCGCTGCTGGGGGGCGACTTTTTTGCTGCGGTAGCTCATACCAACTTCACCAACCGGCTGGCGACCATGTTGTTTGCGTTCTGCTCCCGGCTGATCTTCTGGACGATCGCGACCGGATTGCTGACGTTGTGCTTCGCGGTGATCTACTACTGGGCGCCGGGGGTGAAGCGTCGACGCTGGCACTGGCTGACGCCGGGGAGCGCTGTCGGGATTGTAGCCTGGGTGCTGGTTTCTCTTGGGTTCCGCCTGTATCTCCACTACTTCAATTTCTATTCGATTACCTATGGCTCGCTCGGCGCAGTCATCATTCTGCTGATGTGGTTTTACATTACGGGCTTTATGCTGCTGCTTGGAGCGGAGATCAACAGCGAGATTGAAGCAGCCGCAGCCGAGCGAAGTCTGCGGGAGCTGACGCCGGAGCCGCCCTCGACGACTACCGATTCGTTTTCCGCTGAGCCCCAGACTGCTGTGCCGCCATCGTCTACTGCGCCCACGACTGATAAGTCAGACGATCCTTCAGGGATTCCCGCTCCTTCGGCGGAAGAACCATCCGATCGTCGCGATTGA
- a CDS encoding MBL fold metallo-hydrolase, translating to MRESHEQPIMGEPRRAELVTPGETGVTFIGHSSFFLQIGGKNLLVDPVFVNRLVVLRRQRRPGLRVEEMPPIDAVLITHAHMDHLNITSLRRIVRSTRRLRGRGPEIVVPHGVDDLVSQLGFRRVTTLKWWQQAKIAGLHITMTPCRHWGARMFKDTHRHYGGYVVQSGHQSIYHSGDTAYFDGFAEIGRRLAPGIALMPIGAYFPDTYRSVHTSPEEAVRGFLEVGARWMIPMHFGTFRLGREPMDEPLQRLRAEAARLHIADRVKILEEGETLCSAPAAGPRHS from the coding sequence GTGCGTGAAAGTCACGAACAGCCGATTATGGGTGAGCCCAGGCGGGCCGAGCTTGTAACCCCCGGAGAGACCGGCGTCACCTTCATCGGACACTCTTCCTTCTTCCTTCAGATCGGCGGAAAAAATCTTCTGGTCGATCCCGTCTTCGTGAACCGTCTGGTCGTTCTGCGGCGACAGCGGCGCCCCGGTCTTCGTGTGGAAGAGATGCCTCCCATTGACGCCGTTCTTATCACGCACGCCCACATGGATCACCTCAACATCACCTCGCTGCGCCGCATCGTCCGCTCCACCCGCCGCCTGCGTGGCCGTGGCCCGGAGATCGTCGTTCCTCACGGCGTCGACGACCTCGTTTCGCAGCTCGGCTTTCGTCGCGTCACCACCCTCAAGTGGTGGCAACAGGCCAAGATCGCAGGACTCCACATCACCATGACCCCCTGCCGCCACTGGGGAGCGCGCATGTTCAAGGACACGCATCGTCACTACGGCGGCTATGTCGTTCAGTCGGGCCACCAGTCCATCTATCACTCCGGAGACACGGCCTACTTCGACGGATTTGCAGAGATCGGGCGCCGGCTTGCACCCGGCATTGCACTGATGCCCATCGGGGCATACTTTCCCGACACCTACCGCTCCGTCCACACCTCGCCCGAGGAGGCTGTGCGGGGATTTCTCGAAGTTGGAGCACGCTGGATGATTCCCATGCACTTCGGAACCTTTCGCCTGGGACGTGAACCCATGGACGAGCCCCTGCAGAGGCTCCGCGCCGAGGCCGCCCGACTGCACATCGCCGACCGCGTCAAGATACTCGAAGAGGGAGAGACTCTGTGCTCCGCCCCCGCCGCGGGACCGCGGCACTCCTAA